acatccgacattccgacttctcggaatcggaagcctagctaagagtaaaccactgctaagattcaccaccgtcttggcaaaatgtcgcaaggtggttccctgatccatataggttgggcgacgacctgtggtgaaaacTAAGCTCGTCGTGGCAGGTctgcttagtttgggaaaacgtctctttgccactccagcatattcactgcctcagtaccctgcacactgggccctgccgtctcagacgtcggacggtatggcgacctgtgagaggcgatcaaatctcaggttggtCACGACGTccttgattctggaccaaggcgacacacgcacaaCTCGCCATTGaaactgtctcagactgtgtacttaaaacgcgagaacagtttccacagacgccgacctgcatgcccttctcggagctgcagagcgtatcaaatttcacgtgattgctctgcaggagaccaagtgcagaaggaacgacgtacgacagatgaatgacggtacactcgtcattcgtggagagaaggttccgtcgcgaaatgtaggcggtgttggttttgttgtgcacccatctgtcgtccatctcgtcgattctcacgagatcctgtcacctcgtctggccattcttcgcctccgccctctgcgccaaaaatccatcagtatcatcaactgctattcaccaacatcagcagctgatgattccgaattgggcgcgttttacgaggagctggaggaagtagtcgacaacgagaagtccttttacaaattcgttgtcggagacttcaacgcaaaactaggaaaggccacagaagaggaatacaggattggaagatttggactaggggaccggaatgaaaatggcaatcgtctcgccgtgctgttgtccgccgctcgcctctttcatgggaattctcttttcatgaaaaaagatcatcgtcggtggacatgggaatcgcccaatggcgcgactcgtgcggagatcgaccacatactcaccaaccagaggtggtgtctacttgacgtctcagtagtaccatccttttgtagtggttctgatcactacaaaaggatggtactactgagacgtctccttcgtgcgaaaatacgacttagccacacgatggaaaagaacatctgctatcggcaacgaaggagaaaaaagtcgtCTACGAGGATTGCGTACTTgaggactccctgtcccaaggtgactggcacatcgaggaggactcaaacgtggactacgagatgctgctcagaggcctgtgctgagcgtgcgtCCAGACCGCGCACGaaaaacttggatcgaatttcaaaggccaccaaggaattgttggtaAGAAGGACTTCGAAGCTTGATCCAAATTattcgcacattgagcggttagtagcgaACACTAGCTGCATagaagcgttgcaggaggatctttcgaaatacaggcagaagaagcagcacaaagaacgagtctaaagaagtgccgcagggatctttGCGAATATAATAGTCctctagcagccttgctgagcgaaggcGGGATtcgcacgtcttctcatcGTGAGATCGAAATCACTGCGGataggttctactcgaaccatttccgttcatcaactcctgtgtcaagcccgatcatccccactggcgaagctccaccaccctcttgatagcgactcgtacttccgaagggattctcccttcggaagtacgagtcgctatcaagagcatgaaacctggcacagcccgcgaacctgattttatatcagcagactttcttcgggctggtggccatccgcttcatataatcttagcagcgcacatgacatcctaccttcagaaagaaaggatcccagaccagtggaagacctcgcgaaccgttcttatccataagaaaggtgaccgagaggaccttcggaactaccgtccgatatgcttgctgagcgtgttatacaaagtattcaccaagatcatcctcacacgcatatccaggacgctggatgaagacCAGCcccaagaacaagctggattccgtcaggggttcagctaCTTGGACCACATCTAGTGTCGAGGGTCACAGatgtttgccgggaataccgcctgccccttgttctaaccttcgtcgactatgaaaaaaccttcgacagcgtagaaacgaatgcaatactgtcagcgctggccGATCAACGTGTAGACGcctcgtatgtgaggacattagccaattgctacgaacgatgcacgactaggatacagcttttccaccgccctctcaccacacccattggaaagggggtacgacaaggcgatactatatcgccgaagctgttcacggctgcattgcagtggataatgaaatcactatcctgggaagaaaggggcatacgtgttgatggatgatttctttcgaactttcgttttgcggacgacatcgttttctcttcgagcagtaccaatgaagcagaaacgatgctcaacgaattgaggGAAACACGAAAGAAAATAGCACTGCgagtaaacagaaagaagacacagtttatGAAGAACGCTTACTACGAAGACGGCGGAGTACAACTTCAAGATTCCCAAACCATGGGAACTTCGTTATACGTGTACTTCgaacgttctatgaacatggaaaacgacttgaaggaagaactgaatagaagattgagagcagcatgggcagcattcgcacccgtcaggaccaagatcttcgtgcccatctgttccaCTCGATAGTTCtttcagcgctctgttacgcagcggagacgtagGCAGACACTGTTGcaacgtctaggaagctacctGCTACCCACTGAGCCCGTGagtgatgtcttctgaagtttaactaGAGCACACAACACCTGGCCGGTCTTCGCAACTCCGACTTATGAGAAATGTCCCGTCTTTGCGATCCAGCGGAGTATATATCGAAAGcgaaacatagatgggccggtcacatcatgagaataatcgacgatagatggactaaaagaacgctagagtggatcccaaggaaCGCTAAACgtccccgagggagaccgccaacgagaagGGATGACGTGTTCGCCATGGGGATGGACCACCTGAGGGGTTaggtggatacggctcaaggacctcgtcaacgtcactcacgaaacttgagaacatcttgtatgacaatggcgaggagATGAAACGAGTGGAAGGGATGCTGGGGCCcacacgtccagtgaagacggaccatctaagtatctGATTAAGTATATAATGTCCGCCGAATGCGATCTTTGTTGCTGACTTTGATCTTCTTGGTTCTTTGCTCCATATGGTAACAAATCCAAGAGCCATGCCCACATGTTCACGTGTGTAATCGGTTAGACAAAGTGGATTCGATTTGGCACTAAATATGGTGTGGCTTCGCAGTTGGTTGGAGGTCATGTTACAAACTGAGCACCAGTGTAGTAGGCTCAGAACAATATGaaacatggtgcagttgcgtaaccgACTATGCTGGAAGCGGTGCTATGGACTGTAGCAAGTAGGACTGAGGGAGAACCTTCGCCAGCACCATTtttcgctgcagttggcgatggtcccacctcgattccaaccgctttctgcgccgcgccgcttcgagcgcttaCGGgcctcttacgcaactgcacagtgttccatgtggttttgaccctactgtaccTCATTCGCTGCTGACGCACACCTTCAATCCGATTGGAAGCGTTGGACATATAAAGTGCCATCTCTGCAATCTTCGTTACAGATGGTCAGGTCAAGGAATAGTCCAATACTACAGTTATGTTCACCCATATAAAGTGCCATCTCTGTTTTGTTCTGCTGTGTTTGTGGGCTCTTAGTTTCTTTACACCTATATGATTTCTTCCACACTTTCCGTTGCCTGACCTCACTGCTTACATCGGTTACTGCGGACTTTACAGTAGACTGTTCCCCTCTTTGCTTTGAATGACGAAAGATAATTacagtcgggttaaaacgacctgaatcAGGAATGTAGTTACGATGCATTCGCGTacgtgctcgaaacggcgcggtggatgcagcagttggaactgaggtgggaccgtcgcaaactgctgCGATGGTTTTGCCAGCATGGGTTTCACAACGCTGTTTGCCGCTGCGCTCctccgaagcgcctcgaaagaagccgcgtacgcaattgcgtacgtgctttatgtcgtttttctGCTGTATAGCCGGGAATGAACTAAAAAGTAGGAACATGACAAATCGTAGAACAACTCATAGATTATTGAGTATAGATAGGATTATACCATCTTGGCTAAAATTTGACTCCTGATCTATTTTTCCAGCGATgagaacaacaaaaaggaaCCGTCTCCTCCATCAGTGGTTGCGTGCCTTTTCGCAATGTTCCGATGGGAGTTTCTTACCGCAACCGCACTTAAAGTGACGAGCGATGTCCTACAGTTTGCGAATCCGTTTCTTTTGCAGTGAGTTTCTACGTACGTATACCCTCTGGATTCGTTAGATGAACGgccatttttatttccagtCAGTTCACCGCTAGAACTCTTAAGGATACGATAAGCATCAATAATGCTCTTTTTGCACGAGCAAATACCAGATCAGAGTCAAATCCGCTTACGCTTTCCATAGttggtcaaaaagacatgaagcacggtgcagttgcgtaagcggttgcgctcgaagccgtgtggcggagcgtagcggtgaGAATTTCAGGGAAACTCTTGCCGACACCGTTCTTCGCTGTAATCCGTCATGTTCCCAACTCGATTTAACCCTTATCTCCATCGCCCTGCTTCGAGCACAACTGCCTACGCAATTGAACCGTGCTAAATGTCTTTTTCACCCGCCTATACTCTGCAAGCATTCAGAGGTGTCTTATTCGTGTTACTTCCTCGAAATCCCCTTACTACGCTGTCTCATGATGTCTTCTGCTTTTCCCCCATCCTATTTCCTTGTGATGTTAACCTCTTTTTTAGATGTACTATTAAAGTGCTCTCGTGGCAAAAAAGCAAACTGATTCTGACcatcttctgtttttattattacttgtttTTACTGTTATTTCCCATCATTGTATGATTGCTCGTTTTTCAGTCAGTTGATTGGGTTTGTATCAGATCCTGTTTCACCGTTATGGATAGGTCTTTCTTATTCTATTCTGATGTTTGTGGCTTCAGAGGTGAGCTTGTTTTGCTGCTTTCTAACATGTGAGTCCCTTCTGTTCTTCTAGTGTAGAAAATTCGCACAGAGTTGAAAATGTTTTAGTTGCGTTCATTTGTCCTTAATGCGTATTTTTACATCATGATGCGTATGGGAGTAAAGCTCCAGACGGCCCTTACAGCTGCTCTTTACAAAAAGGTAGTTTTTTGGAACCATAATTACTGAATCTTGCTGGTGATCTTGAATTATACTAAAGAAATTGTTGTGTTTCTTTGCAGACTATTTTTTTAGACTTTGAAACTGTCTAATTCTGCTCGTCGTGTTAAAACGGTTGGTGAAATAGTTAATCTTATGGCAATCGACGTGGAAAGGTTTCAAATGATCACACCACAAATTCAGCAATTCTGGAGCTGTCCATTTCAGGTGCTCTTTCAAGCTTCTTTGATCTCGACGGAAAACTGTGTCGTTCTCTGATTTCCGTATTTATTCAGATAACTTTGGCGCTAACGTATTTGTTTATCACACTAGGGTACTCTGCTGCTCCAGGAGTAATAATTATGGTGATATTTCTACCCACTAATATAATAGGATCTATTATCGTTAAAAAATGGCAGGTTGGAAGTATTTCTTACTTCGATGCATTACTGCTTTTCATGAGTCTTCAATATCTCAGGTCGAACAAATGAAGCTAAAAGATGAAAGGACCAAGATGGTTAATGAAGTCCTCAACGGAATTAAGGTTTatatatttgcttatttagTACATGAGTACTCATGTGTACATTCCGACAAAGGCAACCATACGACAATAACTAACTCTGTTTATTtgaacttttcatttcttttccacaGCATTTTTGTCaggttcttctttcttcgactaatattctggaattttttgcgTCATTCCATTCTTGAATTTGGACTTCCACTTCGCTTATTCTTACATGAGATAATTATTCTCTTaatgaaatagatttttttttgcaattatgAAAAACCGTCACTTTTCACACATCTTTTGttaaaaaatcactaaagaagaaaatcactgtACCAAAATATGATTGATTGTTACTATCCTGGAAGAGAACTTTCTTAAGTCTTCTGAgttccttccttttttgtctttgCTCTTTCTCGGCCATTCATCACGAATATGTGACAGCTGGGTACTGGATAACacaagaaagagaaggaacgGAGCAGATTTCGTATTGGTGGCCCTTTGTACATCAAATTCTCATGTTCGATTGTTAGCTGTAATGCTTTGTGAAGCTGTCGCAGTCTGCGAGTATTCTTAAAGTTTCCGTTTAAAACGGTTGAGTTATTTCTAGAGCGTAAGGTGTGCgtttgaatgaatgattggACCACCAtccattagatttttttttcgctccatCTGGTCATTTTATACTGTGAACATAACTTGTACGGAAGTATAATAATTGTGATACTTCCTCTGTTCCGCAACCGTACTTAGGAGTGCCGTCGTCAACAAAAGAGATGTGACACATAGGTCTGAGATTGCCTAGGCATGCTATTACTCACTCGCCAGCGGCTAACAGGTCGCTCGCTATTGAAACGAATTTATAGGTGTCAGTGTGAGGAAGGAATAAGTGCTTACAAAACAGCGATTCAATAATTAAATCGCGGTGGAAGTATGTTAATTGTTAAAAGAAGTTCGTGAAGATCGAATGCTTTTAGGCATTTTATTATAGTATAAACTCTCATAGTGTACCATATTCCTCAATTTGCCATCAGCACCGTAAACAATAACATCGACACGGCTTCGCGCAGCTGACAGAACAACGATAAAGTTGTCAGAGGAAGGTACTGTACTGCTCACACCTAAACTAATCCAATGGAACTGAAAGCAAATGTACAAAGAGACTACAACCgtgatttttttgtgtgagTTTCTGCATGACGTAGTTTTGGAGTTTTGtcgatttttctagaattactATTTGCTTTGggtggatgtagcgcagtaggGTTTCACTGCGACCGCACGGtcggtcaatggttcgaaactgccctagAGCTAATTAAGCCTTTCATCTTGCATCGATAAAtgttgtctaggaggatagaAACCGCAGGTCAAGATCGCTTAGCctccgcaagttattgtataggctagatatatatttatatatctaACCAATACAATAATTTATATAtacatcaaacgattctgaagtgaacgcgATGGTGcaccccaagcggattgattaacgccacatACGTTATCCTTTATGCTTTATCTTAATTACCTGCTTACCTTCCGGGAACAATGAATACTTACATGGAGCCTAACTTGTGGTGATTCCGGATGTCTACTCTACACAAGGATATTGACCTTtctccctgaaaaaaaacaagtcctTTCTGGAATAGCTGTATCAGGTGATCTTCTTGAATTCACTTGCTGTTGAAACGCACAAATGTCGCAAAGACTGAGTCTGGTGGGACAGATTCGTTTGTTAGTTTACAAAGCACTTTTAACTGCAGGAATTTTTGCGTGTCCAGCCTAGATCTAGAAATTTGCCTCTTGACCATCACAGTTCAGAAATGCTGCTTAATCAGTGTTGTACTTGTTTTTGCTGCATTTTtgtctttgtctttttctaaAGTAGATTAACAAATTTGATCAAGCACTATAATAACAAACACATCACATTTTGTGGCTTTATCAAATCACATTTTTGTGCTCATTTGTGTACCATCAGTGATATGGGGAGTCATGCCCCTTATGACAAATTATGTTGAGTGTTGGGGTAACaagacaataataataatataataatgattgcaaataataatgtaataaggTAAGTAACATGGTAAGGTAGAAACttccttttaacttttttacaATGTTGTACAAATATTCCAACGGTAAATGTCACGAACGCACAGGTCATCCTACAGTATTTTTGGTGGAGCTAGTCAGTAAGAGTAAGAGTGTATTAATGTATAACCAATGATTGAACCGCGGAGGAAACTGGAGGGTATAAACGGgctcgttctaacgtactCGTATGAAAAATGCACTTCCTCGCTGTTTCTCAGGACGAGTAGGGGGGATTGAACGATGCCAggttcatactcgtaatccgAACCCTACATTTGCTCACGAGACCCCAATCGTCAGTTTCTTAATACGCCTTTAATTGAAGACAAACAAGCATCTGCAAGATATTGAACAACGGCAGTGCAattcatcctttatccattATGTTATATCATACTATATATTTTGTGGTGGACAAAaatttagcaatttttttcttctcgatcttTCGCtcgaacttttttattttctttattttgtttgtttttattttgtttttattttgtttgaaacTAGTACATTTAGTCGAAGGtagtataataaatacaatttttttttaaaaaagaaaaggtcgGGAATTCgtcgaaagaaaatctttaatTCTAGATTCATTAGAATTTGCGCCGACAAACCTTTGACAATTTCTCAGttcttgcaaaaattcaaaaatcggACCAGAAGCttaaagagaataaaatttcaaaactattgtattatatattatgtgTATATAACATATCGCTCCATTTGTATAGAAATATAGAGGGTTTCGATTAGATCAATTGTCCTGGCCTTGGTTAACTTATGAACTTTTCAGTTCTCATCTGTTAAGCGTCATAGGTACATCCCATTGCTGTTAGTAGGAAGGAATAATTGTTTTGGTAACGTGCATATAAATATAACTTTGTGTGAGTTTCGTACGTTGAGtcatggagaaaaaaagaaaagagaaataaaattaagcaTTCATTCTGAGATATTACTACTGCAGTGCGAACTGTAATGACGTCATTCAGGTGATAAAATTGTATGCATGGGAAATTCCGATGGAAGAGCTGATTGATCGAATACGTCGAAAAGAACTTGTTATCCTAAGGAAATCATACCTCGTCAGAAACGTCATCGACTCTTTCAACACTTCCAGTCCGTTTATGGTAAGATTTTGTGTGGATGATCCTTCATCATTGCAAACATCAATCTTCCAGGTGGCGCTGTTCTCATTTGCTACATACGTGTTATCGTCGCCATCTCATGAACTAACTCCACAGGTAGAAGAAATTGTTAATTTACTATGTTTGAAAGATTTTAGTCGTTCGTGAATATCAAGTTAAACAAACGTCAAATTCTTCGGAAACAGTAGTGAAAGGATTTCGAAAATGTTATACAAATATACATGTTCGCAATGAGGACACCTTCCATTATTAGGGGGTCATGTTGGCTCACATTTGTATGTGCCGCTTAGAGAATACTATTTTAGTTCTCACCGAAATAACTGGAGTTACAGATCTTCCCGTCTGCGTTGATCTTTACGAAAATTATGGTTCATCTCTCGAAAATCTAAGTGAAGCCTCCTCATTCATTCTGCTGCTCTTTGAAATCGGTTTCGGCTTACAACCCTTTTTGCTCAACtcacattcttttttccttccattctTTCTGCAGCATCTACACTCTGTCGCAGTGGGTGCAATTAACAGATTCACGCCATATGAGATTTCGTGCAATCCACATAGTTGTCTCTATCTACTTCATAGGAACAGCCCAAATTTCAATAATGTTGTGGCTGCATACGAGGCCTtagaaatcttttttgaagatCACTTATTGATGATCTACGAGATATTCCGTGTCCTAGAATAAATAGCGAGATTTGTTCTcgcctttttttaaacgtaaTTCGTAAAAAGCGAACTTGGGCTGTAGGCTGACCTTGTAAACACCAACGAGAGAATATCATTCAGTCTTTTCGGGTGACTTGAACTCATTGGTTTTGGTGACTcacatacatgcgatagtcgaagCCGGTGTAccgaccccttcacttttggacattTGGCGAAAGGACTTCCTTCGCTTTTGGACGGTTGAGGGAAGgacccttcacttttggacgatgGGCGAAGGGATGCTTGAGCTCACTTCATCtgcatcacttgagctgcaccccatgagctagaccccttcacctgaggagggtccggctcctccttaTCCCATGGTCACTCATCTACCTAACTCAAttgaaattcatttaaaaaaaaccagcatgAAGTTTAGGTTGCGTTCGTTTCTCTTACTTTGTTCAATCAACTTCGTTCGCCTATGACGATGATCGCACTCCTTATTGGCCAGTTCGTGCAAGTACGTCTCACATAACTTCTAGTATATTATGTATCCTCATCTTTTAGTGCCGTACAATACTTTCCTGAGAACTTTTTCTAGGCAGTCGTTTCCAACAAACGTTTGAAGGGATATTTTGTTGCAGACGAACTTGATCCCAGCGTTGTGGAGAGAGCCGACAAATGTGGCGGTAACTATTACTTTTTATACAGCTCTGctgaaatctatttgtgtcaGTGACAATGTAGAAGATAAAGCACTCGAGAAAAGAAGAGCTGATGCCTGTTCTCTATTACGTCCGTGTCTTAGAATACGCATAATATTCAACATCTAATTCAGTGTACGAATTCCAGCACATCAACAGTTCCCACCAAAGaagatttcaaggatttcagaTTGGAAATTTCAAGGGATTTGCTTAAAACTGTAGTCCTTTGCATATGGATTCCATTTATCAGAACTTAGAAATGTCGTTACAAAGTGTTGgagaaaattctttcattctttttcaacaCGTTCCTACTGATTACTGTACCGCTATCTTATCACTGAAGAGTTGTTATAGTCTGCGATGTTGCTGAATGTATTAGGTTGGGGAATAAGTCCATAGAGTTTCAaattagattttattttatggttTGTTTGCTCTTTGGTAATGTGTGGGCATTATTTGAAAGATCTCTCcttgctacaaaaaaaaactgtgattaTTGTTTTCGAATAACTTGCTTTTTCTTATAATCTTCCAGTCTTAGCAATGGATTACGCAGAAGCCAAAAATCGTCACTTTtgatttctacttttcttcgatttttttttctgctgcagCCGCTCGGGTCGTCTGCCTCTTCTCTCTCATCTCCGTAACAATTCTGAACAAGAATTGTTGCCTATGGTCATGTGT
This is a stretch of genomic DNA from Necator americanus strain Aroian chromosome II, whole genome shotgun sequence. It encodes these proteins:
- a CDS encoding hypothetical protein (NECATOR_CHRII.G5995.T1), whose amino-acid sequence is MLNELRETRKKIALRVNRKKTQFMKNAYYEDGGVQLQDSQTMGTSLYVYFERSMNMENDLKEELNRRLRAAWAAFAPVRTKIFVPICSTR
- a CDS encoding hypothetical protein (NECATOR_CHRII.G5993.T1), whose product is MNDGTLVIRGEKVPSRNVGGVGFVVHPSVVHLVDSHEILSPRLAILRLRPLRQKSISIINCYSPTSAADDSELGAFYEELEEVVDNEKSFYKFVVGDFNAKLGKATEEEYRIGRFGLGDRNENGNRLAVLLSAARLFHGNSLFMKKDHRRWTWESPNGATRAEIDHILTNQRWCLLDVSVVPSFCSGSDHYKRMVLLRRLLRAKIRLSHTMEKNICYRQRRRKKSSTRIAYLRTPCPKVTGTSRRTQTWTTRCCSEACAERASRPRTKNLDRISKATKELLVRRTSKLDPNYSHIERLVANTSCIEALQEDLSKYRQKKQHKERV
- a CDS encoding hypothetical protein (NECATOR_CHRII.G5996.T1) gives rise to the protein MTSNQLRSHTIFSAKSNPLCLTDYTREHVGMALGFVTIWSKEPRRSKSATKIAFGGHYILNQILRWSVFTGRVGPSIPSTRFISSPLSYKMFSSFVSDVDEVLEPYPPNPSGGPSPWRTRHPFSLAVSLGDV
- a CDS encoding hypothetical protein (NECATOR_CHRII.G5994.T1) → MKPGTAREPDFISADFLRAGGHPLHIILAAHMTSYLQKERIPDQWKTSRTVLIHKKGDREDLRNYRPICLLSVLYKVFTKIILTRISRTLDEDQPQEQAGFRQGFSYLDHI